The Streptomyces nitrosporeus genome includes a window with the following:
- a CDS encoding helix-turn-helix domain-containing protein, which translates to MSDVHRACDPAGRAEDGARTGGGGRPAHGDRPWAEFGARLRSLRRRAGLTQLQLGQLVGYHHTLISKLESGLREPAAGLADRLDPLLGAGGELSALAGAPRTAGSPGVLSEAVGRALFAPLPGDGYLPGGGTLPDDGTGDGERAWPVRLPDREVICPLHASAGCSVPEPAFVRGLLKESPEGLRAVPETEAVHGFTALLGRLTQGAAEDRPPGAPETAEHVLHLVVGWARQVNASGRLPHAQLRLAAAYAQLAGQLRMARGQAAVSTAWLAHGLRWAGASDDVISQASLLGDLCTLVRLDRDAASALVYAQAMAALDPRRGWVTALAHLYQARAYALRQDGPECRRHIALARRGLARLDRRDGAEAPWLTGADGRMRAESAVAGALRDLAAGTGDRATARRAVTATAESLAHLAPRMRPARLLLTLRLADSHACAGDLEAALDVATPVVEQAVHSEQSTTVHELRGLHSRLTAGWGSLSQVRDYRERVRAAAATAGLP; encoded by the coding sequence ATGTCCGATGTCCACCGAGCCTGCGACCCCGCAGGCCGGGCCGAGGACGGCGCGCGGACCGGCGGGGGCGGCCGGCCCGCGCACGGCGACCGGCCGTGGGCCGAGTTCGGCGCCCGGTTACGGAGCCTGCGGCGCCGGGCAGGGCTCACCCAGCTCCAGCTCGGCCAACTCGTGGGCTACCACCACACGTTGATCAGCAAACTGGAGAGCGGGCTGCGTGAACCGGCGGCCGGGCTGGCGGACCGCCTCGACCCGCTGCTCGGGGCGGGCGGTGAGCTGTCGGCCCTCGCCGGGGCGCCCCGGACGGCGGGCTCCCCCGGTGTCCTCTCCGAGGCGGTGGGCCGGGCCCTGTTCGCCCCCCTGCCCGGCGACGGGTACCTGCCCGGTGGCGGGACCCTGCCGGACGACGGCACCGGGGACGGGGAGCGGGCCTGGCCGGTACGGCTGCCGGACCGGGAGGTGATCTGCCCGCTGCACGCCTCGGCGGGCTGCTCCGTACCCGAACCCGCCTTCGTGCGCGGGTTGCTGAAGGAGAGCCCGGAAGGGCTGCGGGCGGTCCCGGAGACCGAGGCGGTGCACGGGTTCACCGCGCTCCTCGGCCGCCTGACCCAGGGCGCGGCCGAGGACCGGCCGCCGGGCGCGCCGGAGACCGCCGAACACGTGCTGCACCTGGTCGTGGGGTGGGCCCGGCAGGTGAACGCGTCCGGCCGGCTGCCGCACGCGCAGCTGAGACTCGCCGCCGCCTACGCCCAGCTGGCCGGACAGCTGCGGATGGCCCGGGGGCAGGCGGCCGTCAGCACGGCGTGGCTCGCGCACGGCCTGCGCTGGGCCGGAGCCTCGGACGACGTCATCTCCCAGGCCTCCCTGCTCGGTGACCTCTGCACCCTCGTCCGGCTGGACCGGGACGCGGCGTCCGCGCTGGTCTACGCCCAGGCGATGGCGGCACTGGACCCGCGCCGGGGCTGGGTGACGGCCCTCGCCCACCTCTACCAGGCGCGGGCGTACGCCCTCCGCCAGGACGGCCCGGAATGCCGGCGGCACATCGCGCTGGCCCGCCGGGGACTCGCCCGCCTCGACCGGCGCGACGGCGCGGAGGCGCCCTGGCTCACCGGGGCCGACGGGCGGATGCGGGCCGAGTCGGCGGTGGCCGGCGCGCTGCGTGACCTGGCGGCCGGCACGGGGGACCGGGCCACGGCGCGCCGGGCCGTCACCGCCACCGCCGAGTCGCTGGCCCATCTGGCGCCCCGGATGCGCCCGGCCAGGCTCCTCCTCACCCTGCGCCTCGCGGACAGCCACGCCTGCGCGGGCGATCTGGAGGCGGCGCTGGACGTGGCGACACCGGTGGTGGAGCAGGCGGTCCACAGCGAGCAGAGTACGACCGTCCACGAACTGCGCGGTCTGCACAGCCGTCTGACGGCCGGGTGGGGAAGCCTGTCCCAGGTCCGTGACTACCGGGAGCGGGTCAGGGCCGCCGCGGCGACGGCCGGCCTGCCCTGA
- a CDS encoding Tn3 family transposase, whose amino-acid sequence MDSLLAEANKLQRVRALELAPELFGDVSEKLVAAWRVRASKEYPPDLRAAAGQVRYTLLAALCHVRQTEITDSLVELLHLLQSALVHVNTLLLQDILAEEKWQKKLTIADRRALSPLFRTHVNPYGRFEPDMNSRLDLGLSLRATVAGPRIPHDEAAATSA is encoded by the coding sequence TTGGACAGTCTGCTTGCGGAGGCGAACAAACTCCAGCGGGTGCGCGCGCTGGAGCTGGCACCGGAGCTGTTCGGGGACGTGTCGGAGAAGCTGGTGGCGGCGTGGCGGGTGCGGGCGTCGAAGGAGTACCCCCCGGACCTGCGGGCGGCGGCCGGGCAGGTGCGATACACGCTGCTGGCCGCGCTGTGCCATGTGCGGCAGACGGAGATCACCGACTCGCTGGTGGAGTTGCTGCACCTGCTCCAGTCCGCGCTGGTGCACGTCAACACCCTGCTCCTCCAGGACATCCTCGCCGAGGAGAAGTGGCAAAAGAAGCTCACCATCGCCGACCGCAGGGCCCTGTCTCCGCTGTTCCGGACCCACGTGAACCCGTACGGACGTTTCGAGCCGGACATGAACAGCCGCCTCGACTTGGGCCTGTCCCTCCGGGCGACGGTGGCCGGCCCGCGCATCCCGCACGATGAGGCAGCCGCTACTTCAGCGTGA
- a CDS encoding helix-turn-helix domain-containing protein — protein MLDPLGLDAMTEAVYRALLGRPHASPAEHCSRLQLTQDQFDVVVQELKDLALVRPATEGDGDGRRLHVVNPRLGLEMLLARQRALLAAQRQRLEAGEAAVAELLCRLPATHPAADESPVVHLDGVDHVRDYLTRLHEEVEEEILTFATGGAQTEENMHASRPLNQRLLERGVRMRTVYLDSIHNHPPTVAHVTWLASIGAEIRTAPSLSTRMIITDRRLALVALDDQDSSLGALVVSGPGLIAALEALFENVWDRAEPLGPSEKPGDHSLTRQQHETLRLLARGYTDEAIAKRLGVSPRTARRIATGLLGHLDARSRFQAGVHAAQLGYLPADGR, from the coding sequence ATGCTCGACCCCTTGGGTCTGGACGCCATGACGGAGGCCGTCTACCGGGCACTGCTCGGCCGGCCGCACGCGTCCCCCGCGGAGCACTGTTCCCGCCTGCAACTGACCCAGGATCAGTTCGACGTTGTTGTACAGGAGTTGAAGGATCTGGCATTGGTGCGTCCGGCCACGGAGGGCGACGGCGACGGCCGGCGCCTGCACGTGGTCAATCCCCGGCTGGGCCTGGAGATGCTGCTGGCACGCCAGCGGGCCCTGCTCGCCGCCCAGCGGCAGCGGCTGGAGGCCGGGGAGGCCGCCGTGGCCGAACTCCTCTGCCGCCTGCCCGCCACCCATCCGGCGGCCGACGAGTCCCCGGTGGTGCACCTGGACGGTGTGGACCATGTGCGGGACTACCTGACGCGGCTGCACGAGGAGGTGGAGGAGGAGATCCTGACCTTCGCGACGGGCGGTGCGCAGACGGAGGAGAACATGCACGCCTCCCGCCCGCTCAACCAGCGGCTCCTGGAGCGCGGGGTGCGGATGCGCACGGTCTATCTCGACAGCATCCACAACCACCCGCCCACGGTGGCCCATGTGACCTGGCTGGCCTCGATCGGGGCCGAGATCCGCACGGCCCCCTCGCTCAGCACCCGCATGATCATCACCGACCGGCGGCTCGCCCTGGTCGCCCTCGACGACCAGGACTCCTCGCTCGGGGCGCTCGTGGTGTCGGGCCCGGGGCTCATCGCCGCGCTGGAGGCCCTCTTCGAGAACGTCTGGGACCGCGCCGAACCGCTCGGTCCCTCCGAGAAGCCCGGGGACCACTCGCTGACCCGGCAGCAGCACGAGACCCTGCGCCTGCTGGCGCGCGGCTACACGGACGAGGCCATAGCCAAGCGCCTCGGCGTCTCCCCTCGGACCGCCCGCCGTATCGCCACCGGCCTCCTCGGCCACCTCGACGCCCGCAGCCGCTTCCAGGCGGGTGTCCACGCGGCCCAGCTGGGTTATCTGCCCGCCGACGGCAGGTGA
- a CDS encoding recombinase family protein produces MRTAREVKAHAPHCRVGFTVYEMKRPGRDAAGPTALADHLIVRGPVLEMLAGPLPAIHDPTGPGKPLFAFFAATAETERENIRESPLEGLDTASRKGKHGGRPSVITDDMLHTVLRRHAGGEYVEQIQPDLFIPTGKRKGHNPSMASIYRALTEHAKHEAYPEAVEQAHADFTAGRTATVPEPRPTTPDRASL; encoded by the coding sequence CTGCGGACGGCGCGGGAGGTCAAGGCGCACGCCCCGCACTGCCGGGTCGGCTTCACGGTGTACGAGATGAAGCGCCCCGGCCGCGACGCTGCCGGTCCCACCGCCTTGGCGGACCACCTCATCGTCCGCGGCCCGGTCCTGGAGATGCTCGCCGGACCCCTGCCCGCCATCCACGACCCCACCGGCCCCGGCAAGCCGCTGTTCGCGTTCTTCGCTGCGACGGCAGAAACCGAGCGGGAGAACATCCGCGAGTCGCCCCTGGAAGGGCTCGACACCGCGTCCCGTAAGGGCAAGCACGGCGGTCGGCCCTCTGTCATCACCGACGACATGCTCCACACCGTCCTCCGGCGCCACGCGGGCGGTGAGTACGTCGAGCAGATCCAGCCCGACCTATTCATCCCCACCGGCAAGCGCAAGGGACACAACCCCTCGATGGCCAGCATCTACCGGGCCCTCACCGAGCACGCCAAGCACGAGGCATACCCCGAAGCCGTCGAGCAGGCCCACGCCGACTTCACCGCCGGCCGGACCGCGACGGTCCCCGAGCCTCGCCCCACTACCCCTGACCGAGCGTCACTCTGA
- a CDS encoding zinc finger domain-containing protein, with protein MTGPQHPPKTDRSDADDVEAHACPKCEAQPERPCRSRGGAVASAYHTRRFTTVPRLKKALWVPTPADRGPGQPWRPGNPPPTPFDPDLPGADIRIGYARCSPLGQELDSQPTRSRDTASLATRSSAGRSAPASGSARSPGRRCGRRGRSRRTPRTAGSASRCTR; from the coding sequence ATGACAGGGCCTCAGCACCCACCGAAGACCGACCGGTCGGACGCGGACGACGTCGAAGCGCACGCCTGTCCGAAGTGTGAAGCCCAGCCCGAACGACCCTGCCGCTCGCGCGGCGGCGCGGTCGCCTCGGCCTACCACACACGCCGCTTCACCACGGTGCCCCGGCTGAAGAAGGCGCTGTGGGTTCCGACTCCGGCCGACCGCGGGCCGGGCCAGCCGTGGCGGCCGGGCAACCCGCCGCCGACACCGTTCGACCCGGACCTGCCGGGCGCGGACATCCGCATCGGCTACGCCCGCTGCTCGCCCCTCGGCCAGGAACTCGACTCCCAGCCGACGCGCTCGCGGGACACGGCATCCCTCGCGACAAGATCTTCAGCGGGAAGATCAGCACCCGCGTCCGGGTCCGCCCGGAGTCCGGGGAGGCGCTGCGGACGGCGCGGGAGGTCAAGGCGCACGCCCCGCACTGCCGGGTCGGCTTCACGGTGTACGAGATGA
- a CDS encoding AfsR/SARP family transcriptional regulator encodes MLFQLLGPLSITDGRDVVVLPPSKPTSLLAALLIRPGSVVSTDHLQDAVWGEEQPTTAKAALQSCVLRLRRIFAKYGIEDQAVVAVAGGYRIHADAGTLDLLHFRQLVGRAAASGTESELYTLRAALALWQGPLLANVPSALLHRDEVPRLAEERLRVLERVCDIELEHGRCRETLVDLWEVTRVYPAHERFCEQLMTALYRTGRQTEALAEYRRIKAHLREELGVDPRPELQRLELAILRGDDLGSPDTGRAPVSLAPPAAPAVPGTALPWAAPGGGGPAPARGGTAAPLPAVPGFTGRRSQVEELVALLTETGPARDGSGGPPAGSFGDRSGTGPERAPVAVLSGAPGIGKTALALYVARLVGGHYPGGCLLLPLTRPDGTPRPAEEAAAELRDAPPAGRGRTLLVLDDAVHPDQVRPLLTANAGGAAIVTSRMGLAALVATHGGTVHRLGALDPEESHALLTAVLGPERVAAEPSAALLLASVCGHHPLALRIAAARLLTRPRLKLADCADWLRHDLPARLGLADDPRMSVPLTLDEALGRLPRPLAEAHLRLGSTTRGPLTADLAADVLGVPRETAEEVMERLLDAGLLEEERPGAFRMHALLRAHARRATAPLSARPQALLRPPRREETPQAGSTRPAALR; translated from the coding sequence GTGCTGTTCCAACTGCTCGGTCCCTTGAGCATCACCGATGGGCGGGACGTCGTGGTCCTTCCGCCCTCCAAGCCGACCTCGCTGCTGGCGGCCCTGCTCATCCGGCCGGGATCGGTCGTCTCCACCGACCACCTGCAGGATGCCGTCTGGGGCGAGGAACAGCCCACGACGGCCAAGGCCGCACTCCAGAGCTGCGTACTGCGGCTGCGCCGGATCTTCGCCAAGTACGGCATCGAGGACCAGGCGGTCGTGGCGGTCGCCGGCGGTTACCGCATCCACGCCGACGCCGGGACCCTCGACCTTCTCCACTTCCGGCAGCTCGTCGGCCGGGCGGCGGCGTCCGGCACGGAGTCCGAGCTCTACACCCTGCGGGCCGCCCTCGCCCTCTGGCAGGGGCCGCTGCTCGCCAACGTCCCCTCCGCACTGCTGCACCGTGACGAGGTGCCGCGCCTGGCGGAGGAACGCCTGCGGGTCCTGGAGAGGGTCTGCGACATCGAACTGGAACACGGCCGCTGCCGCGAAACCCTCGTCGATCTTTGGGAAGTTACGCGCGTATACCCGGCTCACGAGCGGTTCTGCGAACAGCTGATGACGGCCCTCTACCGGACCGGACGGCAGACCGAGGCGCTGGCGGAGTACCGGAGGATCAAGGCCCACCTGCGCGAGGAGCTCGGCGTCGATCCCCGGCCCGAACTCCAGCGTCTGGAACTGGCGATCCTGCGGGGCGACGACCTGGGCTCCCCGGACACCGGCCGCGCCCCCGTCTCGCTCGCGCCCCCCGCCGCGCCCGCCGTGCCGGGGACGGCACTCCCCTGGGCTGCCCCGGGCGGGGGCGGGCCCGCCCCCGCCCGGGGCGGCACGGCGGCGCCGCTCCCGGCCGTGCCCGGTTTCACCGGCCGCCGGAGCCAGGTGGAGGAACTCGTCGCCCTGCTGACGGAGACCGGCCCCGCCCGGGACGGCTCCGGCGGTCCCCCCGCCGGTTCCTTCGGCGACCGGTCCGGCACAGGCCCGGAACGGGCCCCGGTGGCGGTGCTCTCCGGTGCGCCCGGCATCGGCAAGACCGCGCTCGCCCTGTACGTGGCGCGCCTGGTGGGCGGCCACTACCCGGGCGGCTGCCTCCTGCTGCCGCTGACCCGGCCCGACGGCACCCCGCGCCCGGCGGAGGAGGCAGCCGCCGAACTCCGCGACGCCCCGCCCGCCGGCCGGGGCCGTACCCTCCTGGTCCTCGACGACGCCGTCCACCCCGACCAGGTACGCCCCCTGCTCACCGCCAACGCGGGGGGAGCCGCGATCGTCACCAGCCGGATGGGGCTGGCCGCCCTCGTCGCCACGCACGGCGGCACCGTGCACCGGCTCGGCGCACTCGACCCCGAGGAGTCGCATGCCCTGCTCACCGCCGTACTCGGACCGGAACGTGTCGCCGCCGAGCCGTCGGCCGCGCTGCTGCTTGCCTCGGTGTGCGGACACCATCCGCTCGCCCTGCGGATCGCCGCCGCCCGGCTGCTCACCCGGCCCCGCCTGAAGCTGGCCGACTGCGCCGACTGGCTGCGGCACGACCTGCCGGCCCGCCTCGGCCTGGCCGACGACCCCCGGATGTCCGTACCCCTGACCCTGGACGAGGCCCTGGGACGGCTCCCGCGGCCACTGGCCGAAGCACATCTGCGGCTCGGGTCGACGACGCGCGGCCCGCTCACCGCGGACCTGGCGGCCGACGTCCTCGGAGTCCCGCGGGAGACGGCCGAAGAGGTGATGGAGCGGCTCCTCGACGCGGGCCTCCTGGAGGAGGAGCGCCCCGGCGCCTTCCGGATGCACGCACTGCTGCGGGCCCACGCCCGGCGTGCGACCGCTCCCCTCTCCGCCCGCCCCCAGGCCCTCCTGCGCCCGCCGAGGCGCGAGGAGACACCCCAGGCGGGCAGTACACGACCGGCCGCCCTGCGGTGA